A genomic region of Bacillota bacterium contains the following coding sequences:
- the pdxT gene encoding pyridoxal 5'-phosphate synthase glutaminase subunit PdxT, translating to MKVGVLALQGDVAEHLSMITAAGADAVEVRYKEQVDGLDGLIIPGGESTTVGKLMERFGFVEEIRNQAARGLGVFGTCTGLILLSREVSGSDQICLGLMDFVVKRNAFGRQVDSFEADIEIPAVGGPPMRAVFIRAPYILSVGRGVDVLARFDDKIVLARQGRHLACAFHPEVTSDTRLHRYFLDMLAGRA from the coding sequence GTGAAGGTAGGAGTTTTGGCGCTTCAGGGTGACGTGGCGGAGCATTTGAGCATGATCACGGCAGCGGGCGCGGACGCGGTGGAGGTCAGGTACAAGGAGCAGGTGGATGGGCTGGACGGCCTTATCATACCAGGCGGCGAGAGCACGACCGTGGGAAAGCTGATGGAGCGGTTCGGGTTCGTGGAGGAGATCCGAAACCAAGCAGCCCGGGGCCTCGGTGTATTCGGCACGTGCACCGGGCTCATTCTTCTCTCTCGTGAGGTCTCGGGTTCCGACCAGATCTGCCTGGGCCTCATGGACTTCGTGGTGAAGCGGAACGCCTTCGGGCGACAGGTGGACAGTTTCGAGGCCGACATCGAGATACCTGCGGTCGGGGGCCCTCCCATGCGTGCTGTATTCATCCGGGCGCCCTACATCCTTTCGGTCGGTCGAGGCGTTGATGTGCTGGCGAGGTTCGATGACAAGATCGTGCTCGCCCGGCAGGGGCGGCACCTCGCGTGTGCGTTCCATCCGGAGGTAACGTCCGACACGAGGCTCCACCGATATTTCCTTGACATGTTGGCGGGCAGAGCGTAA